The genomic region ATAGCCCTATTAGGGTTTATCCCACCATTAACAGGAATTCTCCATTGGTACATATGTTACAGCATCCAACAAAATTTTTTACCAGTAGATGGTGGCAATCAAATAGCAATGGTTATCACTTTCTTACTAATACCTATAACATTACTAGACTTCAGAATAAATTATTTCTTATCTAAAAAAGGAAACTTAAATAAATACACACAAAATATAACTTGGAGTTTCATGATACTAATAAAAATACAAGTTTTGCTAATATATAAATGCCGCTATAGAACGACTAAAAAAACATAGAATGGGCAGACGGAACTGCTTTATACTATTTTTTTGGAGATTCAGTCTTTGGTATACCTAAATGGGAATATCAAATGACTAATTTTATTTGGGAAAGTAATCTAGTTATACCAATTACACGGTCAGTAACATCTTTAGAATTTTTCTTAGCCTTTAATATAATACCTAATATAAAAACCAATAAAATCGCCTTAATAACAGGTATCATATTTCACTTACTAATCGGATTAACTATCGGTATCTGGACTTTTGCTATAGTCATGATAGCTTGTTTAATACTATACTTAAGTCCAAGTATAAATCCTTTTATACAAAGAAAGGAGAACATGAACAAGAATGATATTATTTCAGAGTAGCCTTTTTTTATTTCTTTTAGGTAACTTATTTCAAAATTTGCCACCCCAAAAAATTAATTCGTACTTCGGATTTCGAACAAAAAAGTCAATGAAAAACCAAAAAAATTGGGAAATATCACAAAGAGAAATTGCAATACAACTAAAAAAAATATTTTCCTACACATGCTTATATTCAACATCTTTACTAATACTAGATATATTCCTAATAATTCTAAATAAAGACACAATATTAACCTTTTCGATTATAAGTCAAGGAATAATATTAAGTGTTCTCTTACTAAAAGCATATATAAAAACAAATAAAAAGCTCAACTAAATGATACAGATTTTTAAACAAACTAAAATTCGTGAACACTAAATATTAAAGATATAGATGTGGAAGGTAGTGTATACTCATGTTTTAAAACATATTTATTCAAAAAACTTAATATATTAACTATTTTTAACAAATTTATAAAAATGTATTAAAACCCCTCTTAAATTTGGTAAAATAAGATTGTACCAAATAATATCACAAGGCATAACAATGGACTTTTTATTGAAATTATTCAGTTTAAATGAAGTGAATCTTGGTATTGTAAAATACAAATACAAAGGTAAAAGACACGAATGGTAATAATAATGGCTGGTTCTTAAGAGCCAGTCATTATTACTATTTCAAAGTGAGGATACATATATAGATGTTTTAAGAGATAATAGATATTCTAAACTAGAAATTATTTTTCTCTGTATAGGACTTACCATTTTAGCAACCTTCATTTTAAATATGGGTAGTTTGATTATTATATTACTGCCAGATGTTAGTATTAATAACTTACAAATTATTGGGTTAGGTATCTCAATGATAGTCGGCTTTATATTAACCCCTACGATCCTTTTACATAGACTTATAGGTTTCAACTATAGTGTTATTTATATGTTTAGTATGAAGCGATTTCTTATATATAGTAATGATTTTTACAATATTACTATTTTTTCCATAAAAACAGAAGATATAATACATCCTTTTATTGTCGCTACTTGTGAAGAGTTTTTATTTAGGGGAATATTTTTTAGTTTATTATTATGTAAGTTTTCTAAGTTTAAAGCAATTTTAATAGGGTCATTAATTTTTTCTTTGTTGTTGCATCTAAATGGAAATTTTATAGAAAATTTTGTCATAAAGTTTCCTGCAAGTATTATTTTATATTTAATTAGAGATAAGTTAGGTTTACAAGAATCAATAGTAGTACATTGGTTATATAATTTATTTATCACAAAAATTTCAAGTTAGGAGACTGCTGTATGTCTAAAAAGTATGCTTTTATATTATTAAGTAATATAATAATCTTTTTATAGGTATCCTTTTAAATACATCTATGTCACTACTAACGTTTATTGTAATAGCATACTTAATGCCTATAATTGTTAATAATATTATTAACTTAACTATGGATAAAACATAGAAATAAATTCAGGTTTAGCTAATATAGAACAATTGATATTTGTATTTTTATTAAGTTTATTTACTAGAAAGAGGGACTCCGATGTTAGAAATCAAAGAGTTAAGTAAAAAATTTAAAAATAATGAAAAATATTCACTCAAAAATGTAAGTTTTCAAGTAAATCAAGGAGAAATAGTGGGGCTTATAGGTAAAAATGGTGCTGGAAAAACTACATTGATGAAACTTATAGCCAAGGCAATTAAGCCTACTGATGGTAATATATTAATTAATCAAAAAAGTATATTAAAATCACCTAATTCTTTAAATGACTTTGGTTTTATGATTGAAGGATCGTTATTTAATCATTTAAATGCTATTGAACATTTGAAATTTTTCATCAGCTTAAATGGGAAAGCAAAACACAGAGAAAATATTGAAGATGTATTAAAACTTGTGGACTTATGGGAAAAACGTCATATTAATCCAAATAACTTTTCTTTCGGGATGAAACAACGGCTTTCTTTAGCTATTTGTTTAGTTACAGAACCTAAGATTCTCATTTTAGATGAACCTTTTGTAGGTCTAGACCCTAATGGTGTTGAAAAATTAATTGAAACATTAAAACAGTGGGTGCAAAAAAAAGATACAGCTATTATAATTTCTAGTCATCAATTAAGTGAGCTAGAAGAAATATGTAGTAGATTTTTATTCATTGATAATGGTGAATTAAGAGAAGATTTTGTATTAGATCAAAAAGATACAACTATTATAGAACTTAATAAAAGTTTTATTTTTACTACTGAATACAAAGAGAAGTATGAAAAATATATCAAGTTAACAGCGAAAAGTGAAATGATAGAAGTGTCCAATGATAAAGAAGTTTTAAATGATTTACTTTCAGATTTAATGAAAGAGTATCGAATTTTAAATTTGAAGGATAAAAAAGACTATATACAACAAAAATTCAAAGGAGAAAACAGATAATATGGTTAAATTTAAACCTATTTTTTTGAATCTACTTAAGATGAAAGGGTCATGGTTATATCTAGCTTTTGGTGTATTTCCATTGATACTTTTTATTGTCGCTTTTTTTAACACTAATTTTATGCAATTAAGCGGAGAAAAGCATTCATTAAGTTTTTTAGAATTCTTTTCTTCTGTATTTGTTATACAAAATAATGCTGTTATTCCACTAGTTATATTAACTTATATTATAGGATTAAATTTTTACTCTGAAAAAGTTAAAGGGCAGTTGTATTTTTACAAGGATCTTCCAAGAATGAAATTATTTAATAGCAAATTACTTTCTTTATTAGTGTTGTATTTCTTGTTTATAATTGTACTTTTTGTTAGTTCATTAATATTATATTATCTTCATATAAATAATATGGACTTATCTGCTCATCAATTTTTCCCTAACAATCAAAGTGATGTACAATATGTGTTTATTGAATTTTTTGGAACTTTTTTTGTTCAAATATTATGTATATTATTAGCCATTTTACTTTCTATTAGTTTACCTAATGGATATACTATTTTAGGTGTAATAGGTTTTTACATTCTTAGTTCAATTGCTCCATTTTTAAAATCATTAAAATTCGTTTTTCCTAATGGGTACCAAGAGAAACTTACAGACTATAATTTTGGTAGTATATTTTTTGTAATTACACTAATTTTTTTAGTTTATGCTGTCATTTTTTACGTAATAAGTTTATATAAATTTAATAAATTGGAATATTAAAGGTGGTATTATAATGAAATTCAAAAACTATATTATGAATGTTAAAGAGAATGTATTGAATATGAAAGTAGGATCAAAAAGTTTCTTTATAATGATTATTGCAATGATTATTTTAAGTATGATTTTTACACCTTTTATTGGAATTCCAGCTGGATTAATTATAGGTTCATATATTTATTCAAAATATTAAGGTTCTATAATAAATCGGACTGGTGGAATGAAAGAATTCATTCTACTAGTCCGATTTTCTTTAGGGATGCAAAAGAGCGCAATAATCTCTATTATTAAAAGTGACCAAACCATTAATAGAGGAGAGATTATGCGCCTATGCAACATTTTATATCAAACACACTAAATATTAAAGATAAATCGTTTTGAGGAGAGGGTTGATAAGAAAGCGTTTAAAGGAACGCTTAGTCTTTTTTACGCTGAAACGCCTATAGTCAATAAACATTCTTTTGTTTCGAATCATTTTATGTTCAAGGCTCTACGCTTTCACAGTGAAAAAAGAAGTTAAACAATCCAAGGTTGCCTAACTCCTTATTATAATATGACCAGTCCGATTTGACAGAGAGCCTAAAAAAATTGAGCGCTTACTAAAGTATGTATTTAAATACTCTAATAAGCGCTCAATGATATGATTTAAAACGTATGAATGTGTCCGTTTTTAATGGTATGTTTAACTTGAACTGCATCATCTACAATGACAAGATCTGCATTTTTACCAACTGCAATGCTTCCTCTCTCATGGTCAATACCTAATGCTTTCGCTTGATTCAAGCTTGTCACACGCCAAAGTGTGTCTAACGTATCACCTGTAAAATCGATAAGATTACGTAAACCGTCATTCATTTTTAAGATACTGCCTGCTAATGATCCCGTTTTGAGATGTGCTTCGTTATCTTTTACAATCACATCTTGTCCACCCAGTTCATATTGTCCTTCAGGCATTCCTTTTGCTCGCATCGCATCAGTAATTAAGTACATACCTGTATGTCCTTTTTGTTGATATGCGATTTGAACAGCTGTTGGATGAGAATGTACACCATCAACAATAACCTCTGTTTTGATATTAGGGTTGGACCATGCTGCCCCAAACATTCCTGGTTCACGATGCAAAAACGGTGTTCCTGCATTGTAAAGGTGCGTCACATGTTTCACGCCAATATCTGATGCATGATTGGCTTGATCAAATGTCACCTCAGAGTGGCCCATTGAGAAAATCATCTCATCTTTTAATGTTTGAATCGTTTCTTCTGCTCCTTCAACTTCTGGTGCAATAGTCACAATTTTGATTTGATGATTTGCTACCTTTTGAAAGTGCTGTAATTGTTTGATAGAAGGCCGTTGGATATATTTTGGGTTTTGAGCACCAATTTTATTTTCTGAAATAAATGGTCCTTCTAAATGTACCCCCACAATATCCGCTGATTGTGTACCATCTTGATTGTCTTGTACTTTGACAATATTTTCTAATGCGCTTTCGATGGCTTCATTAGACTGTGTCATTGTCGTTGCTAAAAATGATGTTGTCCCTTCAGACAATAGTTTTTTCGCTAGATTTTGCAATCCATCATACGATGCATCCATTGCATCTTCACCATAACCACCATGAATATGGATATCAATAAATCCTGGTAGTATATGTTGACCTTTAGCATCAACTGTCTCAAGCTCACCTTCATATGGTCCTTCTTCGACCGCTTTAATTTGACCCGCTTCTATAATGATATATCCTTCTGAAATAACGCCCGCTTCAGTATAAATCCTACCGTTTACGATTGCATAAGACATAATATACCTTCTTTTCTTAAGTTTAAATTACTTATTCATCATCGTCATCATCATTTGATAATAAGTCATTCACATTGATGATACCGTCTTTTGCTTTTTGCGCATAGTCTTCTGATTGACCAATCATTTTTGCGTTAATGTAACTAATAATCATTGGTAAGTTCATACCTGTATAAAGTTGGTAGTTCTCACCTTTCATAATAAGTTTAGATACTGTGTTTGCTGGTGTTCCACCTTGTAAGTCAGCAAATACAACAATATCATCACCTTCATCAACTAACGCTTTAAAGTTTTTCTCGAAATCTTCTTGGCCTTGCTCAGGTGTTAAAGCTACAGTATGAATATAATCTTGAGGCCCCAAAATCATTTCAACACTATCTTTAATACCTTCACAAAATGAACCGTGGCTCACTAAAATCAATTTTTCCATCCAAATTCATCCTTTTTAAATATTTGTAATAACACCTAATGCAGATAAAATGATAGATACAATAATCACTAAGAATATTGCACGTGTTGAGTTCATGTTTTTTCGACCGAGTAACCAATAAATTGCAAATACAATGATTAATGGTAACAAGCGTGGTAAAATCATGTTCGCATTATCTTGAATATTCACAGTTAAATCCCCGATTTTCGGTGCCCAAGCAAATTGAACACGTATCATTGTGGCAACGAGCGCACCTACCATGAATACCCCGAGCAATGTCGCTGCATTTGTTAACGCTTCCAAACGATGTTGCATCGTTGTAACAAGAGAAATCCCTTCTTTGTATGCAAACTTCAATTGTTTCCATCTAAATACGATAATCGCAAGCATTGCAATAAACCAAAGTAATGCACCAAATGGGTTACCATCTTGTGCCATGTTTGCAGCAATCGCACCAAATATTGTTGGGACTAATGATCCAAAAATGGCATCCCCAACTGCTGCGAATGGCCCCATGAGACCTACTTTAATCCCTTTAACAGATTCTTTTGCAGCAAATTGCTCTTTTTCTTCCATCGCAATATCGATACCCATAATAATCGTGTTAAAGAAGTTGCTTGTATTAAAGAATTGTGCATGGTTTTGCATCATTTCTTTAAGTTCTGGTGTATCATCACCATAAATTTTACGTAATTGCGGCAAGATCGTAAATAAATAACCTGAACCTTGCATACGCTCGTAGTTCCAACCCCACTGGAAGAAGAATAAACTTCTGATATTCATCTGTCTAAAGTCTTTATCAGTCAACTTATATGGTGTTGTTGGTCTTGTTCCAGTAAGTTGATCTGTATTACTCATGTTCTCAGTGTCAGCAGATTTGGATATATTGATATTATTTTGATCATAATTCGTCATCATCAATCTCTCCTTCATCATCAACATTTTGACCATCTTGACTATTCGATGATGTTGTCGATGCAGATTTTGGTGCAGATGAGCGTTTATATTCTAAACCTGCAAACGCAAAACCAATTGCAGCAATTGCAAGCATAGGTAATGATGAGAATGACATGCTAAATTTATCATCTAACCCAGATACAGCTGTTCCTAATCCTGACAATCCATCAAATAATGTCACCATAAGTGCAGTAATAATAAAACCTATAATGAAATATGGATAATGTTTTTTAAGTGGTAAGTAACGTAATAAAATTGCAAAACCGACTGCAGGTAAAACCGCCCCGGCAACAGTTAATCCGTCACCTAACCATTTTAAATCACCATTTAAGTAATCAACGATGTTTTTAACAACGCCACCACCAAATACAAGTGCTAAAAATACTGGAATCGCACGTGATAATGCCCAAGGAATTGCACCATACAAGAAGTTACGTTCAATACCTTTGTAATCCATTTTTTCGATTTTTGCATCAATACGATGTGCGAAAAATGTGTTTGTAAAACGTGCTAAAATGTCTGTTTGAATCATTAAACTTGCTACTGGTACTGCTAATGTTGCTAAAGCTTGTTGTGGGTTCATCCCTAATGCAACTGAGAATGCTACAGCTAAAACTGTCCCAGAGTTGGCATCAATACGCGATGCACCACCAAATGTTCCAACCCCAAGAATCGTTAATTGCATTCCACCACCGATAATTAAACCAGTTGTAATATCTCCCATGATTAAACCTGAGATAATCCCCGCAAATACAGGGTGTCCAAAAATGTTAAATTGCAAATCATCTAAAATTTGATAGCCTGCATAAATTGTTAATAATAGTATCTGCCACCACAAAATTTCCAAGGCAAACACCTCCTAATCTACTCTTTGATTAATGTCATAAAGTCTACAGCTTTGTCGTTTGGTACCATTTGCGAAATAATGTTTACACCTTGCTCTTTTAACTTCTGGAAGTTCTCGATATCTTCATCCATGACGTTAATTGAGTTTGTAATTGAGCGTGTTTCATTCGTTTGTGACATGTTACCTACATTCAATTCGTCAATTTTGACGCCTTGATTTACAAGTTCAACAAAGCGATCTGGACGTTTAGCAATAATCATTACACGTTGTGAATCGTATTTGCCATTTTTGATATTAGTTGCCGCTTTTTCGATAGGTAATACGCTCAACTTAATGCCTGCTGGTGTCGCAAGTTTAAGTGCTTGTTTGTCGATATCACTTTGTGCAACTTCATCATCAATAACCATAAAGCGACCAATATTTAATTTTGTTGCCCATAAGTTTGCAACTTGTCCGTGAATAAGTCTTCCGTCAATTCTATTTCCAATAATTGCCATTAAAAATCTCTCCCTTAATTAATTTGAAAATTGCGCCTCTTTCAATAAATCAATCGAGTCACTATATACACCTTCTGTATCAAAAACAATGATTTCATTTTGACCTTCTTTTAAGAATGCTTTTGGAATATAGAGTGATTGTGTAGGTCCAACATTCCAATAACGGCCAATGTTAAATCCATTGACTAATACGATTCCTTTGCCGAACTGACTCATATCGATATGCGTGTTATCTAGCGCTTCAAGATTAAATGTATACTTGTAAAACGCCGGTTGTTCCTCTGACCAACCCTTTTCAAAGTGGCTCTCTTTAAGTAGATCAAAATCAATATCAAACTGCTCCCAGTTTTGAACAAAATGTAAGTCTTGCATTAAACCTTGACCTAAACCTTTACGTTGTGTTGGTGCAAGTAATTTATAACCGTAGTTAACACGTCCCATATTCTCTACAAGAATATCAGCAGTCGCATCCCCTTCTAATGTCACTTCAAACTTATCACCAATTTCTTCTTGATAAGCTTGATACTTAAGTTTTTGATCGATAAAGAAATGTACACGATCCCTCGCATCTACAATACGAAAGTTTTCAGTAGCTGTTTCTTTTTTGATTGATGTGCGATACAGCATATAACCATATCCTGATCCAGCTTCTTCCATCGTTTGAGGATAAAAACTTGTTGTTTTATGAGAAATATCTTCTAATATTTCAAACAAACTCACCTTACCAGATAATGGTATAGATTTATGTTCCATAAACGTTTTGACTTTAGGTTCAAACTGTTCAATATCTGGTAGTGCTTCTTTTAACATCTTTTGTAAGGCAAAATATTTATCGTTTGGATTACCAGTTTCGTCTAGTGGTGCATGGTAATCATAAGATGTCACTTGAGGTAAGTCTTTCGTCCCTCTTGCCGAACAGCCATTCCAAAAACCAAAGTTTGTACCACCATGGAACATGTATAAGTTCACTGATCCAAGCGCAACGGCATCACGAACTTCATTCGCAAGGTCATCGCCATCACGTTTGATAATGTCTTCTCCCCAACGATTAAACCAGCCGTCCCAAAATTCCATACACATTAACGGCCAATCTTTACCATACTCTTGATGGAAGGCTTTCAAATTTTTAAAGTTCTCTTTCGTTCTTGAACCAAAGTTTCCTGTCGGTAGTACATTGTCCTCAATCATACTACCTGCACGTAAACATTGTGCCCAAGATCCATCTGAAGTGGCAAAAGGTACTGTAACGCCTTCATCTTCCATCATACGTTTGATTGCATTTAAGTACTCATGATCCTCACCAAATGATCCATATTCATTTTCGATTTGCATCATAATGATTGGACCACCGTTATCAATTTGTAATGGTGTTAAAATCTTGAATAACTCATGAAAATATGTGCGTACTTTTTCTAAATATTTAGGGTCTCTAGAACGAATTCGCATATTGCGATCATTTAAGAGCCATGCTGGTAATCCACCAAACTCCCACTCCGCACAAATAAATGGTGACGGTCTTACAATCGCATACAGCCCTAAATCTTGTGCAGTCTTTAAAAAGGTACCAACATCTTTATGTCCTTCAAAGTCAAATTGACCTTCAACTGTTTCATGAAAATTCCATGGCACATACGTTTCCACTGTATTAAACCCTAATGCTTTAAGATTGTACAATGAGTGATACCAATCCTCTTTAGGCATTCTAAAATAGTGAATGGCTCCAGATAATATTTTGATTGGCTTCTCATCTAGTAAAAAGTCTGACGCTATTTTAAATCGACTCATGACATGACCTCCTATACTCTTTATCGAATAGGTGTTGCCGTTTTTTGATTAACCTCGTTAAGTGCTTTGAGGTTTTGAAGTCCTTCGCTTTGTAACCATTCACGTGCTGCATTTTCTCCATCAGTGATTAAAGCTTCAGTCGCCCCTTTCCAAGTTGCACGTCCGCATAGTACACCATTGAATTTTGAACCATTTTCAGATGCAAATACAAGTGAATCATTGAATAATTGTGCTGTTACCCCTGCGCTCAAGTAAATGTATGGTAAGTTTGTTGAAGCCGCTTGTGCTTTGAATGCCTCAGCCGCTTCTTCTTGCGTCATTAACGCTTTTGATCCGAAACCTTCAACAAAGTTCATATTTACTGGGATTTCAACTTTTAAAGTATCAATTCCAAAACGCTCTTCACTGAACAATTTCATAGCTTCGTTGACTTTGTGTGGCTTTACCTTTGCGAATGCTTCACCTTTCTCGTCACCAATCTCATCATCATATGTTAAGATTTCTAACAAGAATGGTACATTTTCAGCTTTACACTCTGAGCCTACACGCTCAATCATGGCTTGTTTCTTTTGGTTGATTTCGTCTGATTCATCCACATCATAATAAAGTAAAAACTTTACTGCATCTGCACCTTGTTGTACTAATCGTTGAACACTTTGATTTTCAATGAGACGTGGCAAGCGACCAGCTTGTTCTTTGATATAACCTGTTTGTTCATATGATAAAATCAATCCAGAGTTCGCTGCGTTTGCTTTGGCTGCATCTAATCCAAATTCAGGGTCAACGAGAAAGCTTGAGCCTTCTGGTGTTAAAACTTCCGCAACGAGTTTTTTAAATAGTGATAAGTTTTCAGG from Staphylococcus felis harbors:
- a CDS encoding PTS sugar transporter subunit IIA encodes the protein MEKLILVSHGSFCEGIKDSVEMILGPQDYIHTVALTPEQGQEDFEKNFKALVDEGDDIVVFADLQGGTPANTVSKLIMKGENYQLYTGMNLPMIISYINAKMIGQSEDYAQKAKDGIINVNDLLSNDDDDDE
- a CDS encoding PTS system mannose/fructose/sorbose family transporter subunit IID, with protein sequence MTNYDQNNINISKSADTENMSNTDQLTGTRPTTPYKLTDKDFRQMNIRSLFFFQWGWNYERMQGSGYLFTILPQLRKIYGDDTPELKEMMQNHAQFFNTSNFFNTIIMGIDIAMEEKEQFAAKESVKGIKVGLMGPFAAVGDAIFGSLVPTIFGAIAANMAQDGNPFGALLWFIAMLAIIVFRWKQLKFAYKEGISLVTTMQHRLEALTNAATLLGVFMVGALVATMIRVQFAWAPKIGDLTVNIQDNANMILPRLLPLIIVFAIYWLLGRKNMNSTRAIFLVIIVSIILSALGVITNI
- a CDS encoding PTS mannose/fructose/sorbose/N-acetylgalactosamine transporter subunit IIC: MEILWWQILLLTIYAGYQILDDLQFNIFGHPVFAGIISGLIMGDITTGLIIGGGMQLTILGVGTFGGASRIDANSGTVLAVAFSVALGMNPQQALATLAVPVASLMIQTDILARFTNTFFAHRIDAKIEKMDYKGIERNFLYGAIPWALSRAIPVFLALVFGGGVVKNIVDYLNGDLKWLGDGLTVAGAVLPAVGFAILLRYLPLKKHYPYFIIGFIITALMVTLFDGLSGLGTAVSGLDDKFSMSFSSLPMLAIAAIGFAFAGLEYKRSSAPKSASTTSSNSQDGQNVDDEGEIDDDEL
- a CDS encoding PTS system mannose/fructose/N-acetylgalactosamine-transporter subunit IIB; the protein is MAIIGNRIDGRLIHGQVANLWATKLNIGRFMVIDDEVAQSDIDKQALKLATPAGIKLSVLPIEKAATNIKNGKYDSQRVMIIAKRPDRFVELVNQGVKIDELNVGNMSQTNETRSITNSINVMDEDIENFQKLKEQGVNIISQMVPNDKAVDFMTLIKE
- a CDS encoding tagatose 1,6-diphosphate aldolase; the protein is MTIKDLSKLVDDNGIYAAVAVDQRGAMRKLLGDQGTPENLSLFKKLVAEVLTPEGSSFLVDPEFGLDAAKANAANSGLILSYEQTGYIKEQAGRLPRLIENQSVQRLVQQGADAVKFLLYYDVDESDEINQKKQAMIERVGSECKAENVPFLLEILTYDDEIGDEKGEAFAKVKPHKVNEAMKLFSEERFGIDTLKVEIPVNMNFVEGFGSKALMTQEEAAEAFKAQAASTNLPYIYLSAGVTAQLFNDSLVFASENGSKFNGVLCGRATWKGATEALITDGENAAREWLQSEGLQNLKALNEVNQKTATPIR
- the nagA gene encoding N-acetylglucosamine-6-phosphate deacetylase — encoded protein: MSYAIVNGRIYTEAGVISEGYIIIEAGQIKAVEEGPYEGELETVDAKGQHILPGFIDIHIHGGYGEDAMDASYDGLQNLAKKLLSEGTTSFLATTMTQSNEAIESALENIVKVQDNQDGTQSADIVGVHLEGPFISENKIGAQNPKYIQRPSIKQLQHFQKVANHQIKIVTIAPEVEGAEETIQTLKDEMIFSMGHSEVTFDQANHASDIGVKHVTHLYNAGTPFLHREPGMFGAAWSNPNIKTEVIVDGVHSHPTAVQIAYQQKGHTGMYLITDAMRAKGMPEGQYELGGQDVIVKDNEAHLKTGSLAGSILKMNDGLRNLIDFTGDTLDTLWRVTSLNQAKALGIDHERGSIAVGKNADLVIVDDAVQVKHTIKNGHIHTF
- a CDS encoding VraH family peptide resistance protein, which codes for MKFKNYIMNVKENVLNMKVGSKSFFIMIIAMIILSMIFTPFIGIPAGLIIGSYIYSKY
- a CDS encoding ABC transporter ATP-binding protein — its product is MLEIKELSKKFKNNEKYSLKNVSFQVNQGEIVGLIGKNGAGKTTLMKLIAKAIKPTDGNILINQKSILKSPNSLNDFGFMIEGSLFNHLNAIEHLKFFISLNGKAKHRENIEDVLKLVDLWEKRHINPNNFSFGMKQRLSLAICLVTEPKILILDEPFVGLDPNGVEKLIETLKQWVQKKDTAIIISSHQLSELEEICSRFLFIDNGELREDFVLDQKDTTIIELNKSFIFTTEYKEKYEKYIKLTAKSEMIEVSNDKEVLNDLLSDLMKEYRILNLKDKKDYIQQKFKGENR
- a CDS encoding CPBP family intramembrane glutamic endopeptidase — translated: MGSLIIILLPDVSINNLQIIGLGISMIVGFILTPTILLHRLIGFNYSVIYMFSMKRFLIYSNDFYNITIFSIKTEDIIHPFIVATCEEFLFRGIFFSLLLCKFSKFKAILIGSLIFSLLLHLNGNFIENFVIKFPASIILYLIRDKLGLQESIVVHWLYNLFITKISS
- a CDS encoding glycoside hydrolase family 35 protein; the protein is MSRFKIASDFLLDEKPIKILSGAIHYFRMPKEDWYHSLYNLKALGFNTVETYVPWNFHETVEGQFDFEGHKDVGTFLKTAQDLGLYAIVRPSPFICAEWEFGGLPAWLLNDRNMRIRSRDPKYLEKVRTYFHELFKILTPLQIDNGGPIIMMQIENEYGSFGEDHEYLNAIKRMMEDEGVTVPFATSDGSWAQCLRAGSMIEDNVLPTGNFGSRTKENFKNLKAFHQEYGKDWPLMCMEFWDGWFNRWGEDIIKRDGDDLANEVRDAVALGSVNLYMFHGGTNFGFWNGCSARGTKDLPQVTSYDYHAPLDETGNPNDKYFALQKMLKEALPDIEQFEPKVKTFMEHKSIPLSGKVSLFEILEDISHKTTSFYPQTMEEAGSGYGYMLYRTSIKKETATENFRIVDARDRVHFFIDQKLKYQAYQEEIGDKFEVTLEGDATADILVENMGRVNYGYKLLAPTQRKGLGQGLMQDLHFVQNWEQFDIDFDLLKESHFEKGWSEEQPAFYKYTFNLEALDNTHIDMSQFGKGIVLVNGFNIGRYWNVGPTQSLYIPKAFLKEGQNEIIVFDTEGVYSDSIDLLKEAQFSN
- a CDS encoding SdpI family protein, producing the protein MILFQSSLFLFLLGNLFQNLPPQKINSYFGFRTKKSMKNQKNWEISQREIAIQLKKIFSYTCLYSTSLLILDIFLIILNKDTILTFSIISQGIILSVLLLKAYIKTNKKLN